A window of Otariodibacter oris genomic DNA:
ACAGTATTACCTGAGCGAGCAATTAAAAAATCATTTTCTTTTAAAAGGTATTTTCTTTCTACTTTCTCAGCAGACACTATATTATCATTTAAAGTACCATCTTCATTTATATCAGTAATTCTAATATATCTTATTCCTGTTTTTTTATCTTGAGATTTAACGTTAGCTCCGTACATGGGATTACCAATTACTACTTCCTGGAGGGTTCCATTTTTATATTTTTCACTTCTACCATTTTTTCCATTTATCCATACATCCCATCTACTAACCTCAGAAAAATGACTAAAATACATTCCAAGTTTTTTAGCTTTTATTTCAGGAAACTTTAAGCATAACTCATTTTCTATTATCTGCTCAATTTTTAGTTGATTTTCTTTGATTTTACTATTGAAATAAGCTATTTCCTTTTGTTTTTGGTAATAGATTTCTAATAAATTCTTTTGAATCTCTATTGGAGGCAATGGGATATCTAAAGATTTTAAAATATCAATAGTCAAATTTTGTCTTACAGAACCTGTTGTACTCGCATTAATGATTCTATTAAATATTTCCATTTTAAAAAGTTTAAAAAGAAAATCAGGCAGTAGTGTTTCTCTACAGCTAAAAACTACATAAGCAGGACTAATGAATTCGTTTTCATGTTCTTCAGTTCTTAAACCAATGCTACCTACATTTACTCGATATGGATTGTAAGCTAACCATCCTTTTTCCATCTTCTTATATGCTTGATTGATATTTGAACCCTTCTCCTTATAAGCATCAAAAATTCCCGTTTTGTTATTTACACCTAAAATCCCAAATTCGTCATCAGGAAAATCAAATAATTTTATCTTATGACTTTCTTCCTGAATATGTAATCCTAATTTTACAATTGGATATTGTGATTTTATTGTGTTAAAAGAATAGCGCTTGACATCCCATAGTATTAAATTACTAAATGAGACCGTTTTAAAGTATTTATTTGTATTATTCTTCAATGTTTTCATATATTGTATAAAATATTTCTGGTTCTCCAAATGCAACAATACGCTGAAACTTACCATCATATTCATCATATTGTACAGTTGTATAGTGATCATTCCAAAGTCGTTTTTCAATTCTGTATTTAGTAAACTCTTTGGCAATTGGTTCTAATTCATTTTCAATTTTTGTGCCTGTTGTACTGATTCCTGCTTTTTCTACTTCTACAATTGGAATTTCATAATCAAATTTGGTTTTTACTTCCATTTTTATTTCATCTTCCATTTGTTGTTGAACTTGCTTTAGTTTTTCTTTCAGTTCCTTTTTCTCTTCTTTGTCAATTCCGCGAGTTTTTATTTTGTCTTGAAGTACAGTAATTTCTTTTTCACGTTTATTTTCAGCATTTTTCTTTGCTGTTTTTAAAATTGTAGTATATTCGTTTGCTTCTTCTTTAGTAAATTTTTTGAAAAACAGTAAACTTGGTTTTACTGTAGCTCCAGAAGCAATAAATACATCTTGTGGAATTGATGTAATATTTACAATTTTGGCATTTCCTTCTACATAATCACGAACTTTTTGAAGTTTAGTATTATTTAAAACACCTTCGGGTAAAACTATTCCCATTCTTCCACCAGGTTTCAATAAATCAAGGCAGCGTTCAATGAAGAGAACCTCTGTAAGACTGCTCATTTTACCGGTATCAAACAAGCTTAAAACAGACTTTCCAATATTATCATTGATTTGTTTTAGTGCTCTAGTATATCTATCCCCATAGCGTTTTTTGTACTTTTCAATTCTTATTTTATCGGTATATTTATCTTGTTCAGTTACTTTTAGAGATTTTTCAACTCTTGCTCCAAATGGCGGGTTTGTAAGTATAAGGTCAAAACGCTCTTCAAAAATCCCATTAACATTTAATAATCCATCGTGATGATGAACTCCTCCGTGCCCATCTCCGTGCATTATCATATTCATTTTTGCAGTGCGAGCCATTCTTGGGTTTGCATCTGTTCCAAAAATGCAATCGTAGGAAAGTTGTCTTAATCTACTTTCAGGATTTCGAATATCTAATTCAGTGTTGAGTAAAGAAAATAGGTCATTAACTTTTTGGTCTATTTTTTCTTGCTCTTTTTTAGAAGCTTTATAATAGTCGTCAGTGTAATGTTTTAATTTAATTTCCTCTTTGGCTTTTTTTATTTCATTTTCGATTTTACTTCTTACATATTCAAAAGCTTTAATTAAAAAACCACCACTTCCACAACAAGGATCGCAAATGGTTTCCCCTTCTTGTGGATCAAGAACTTCAACCATATAATCAACAACTGTTCTTGGTGTAAAGAATTGACCTAACTCACCTCTAAATGTTTTACCAAGGAACTTCTCAAAGGCAATTCCTTTAACATCATCAGATGTTGTTGAAAGATTGTAAATTTCTAAAGCTTTTACAATTGCCTCAAAACTAGCCTGCTTGATTCTAATCTTTTCATTTGGGTCAAAAAGGTCATCATCTTTAAACTCATCTTTTGTTAGCTCAAACCAATAATCCATATAAGGAATGTCATCTTTTGGACCATTTCTTTTTACGTTGATTGGTCTTATATTTTTTTCGTAATGAGCTTCTTGTTTCTTGAATTGTTTTAAAGAGAAAATATTATCTTCGTCAGGATTTCGTTCATAACGAATTTTCATAAATAAAATCTTACTTGTTTCATCAAAAGCAGCTTCTGGTGAAAGTTTATCATTATTTCTGATAATATTATGGCATCTCAAAAGTAGGTTACTAAATTCATCTCTTGTAAAAGCTTTTGTTTGAGTCAATAAGTTTTTTACTTTTTTGTCGCTTTGTAAATCCTCTGAAGTTGGA
This region includes:
- a CDS encoding restriction endonuclease subunit S encodes the protein MKTLKNNTNKYFKTVSFSNLILWDVKRYSFNTIKSQYPIVKLGLHIQEESHKIKLFDFPDDEFGILGVNNKTGIFDAYKEKGSNINQAYKKMEKGWLAYNPYRVNVGSIGLRTEEHENEFISPAYVVFSCRETLLPDFLFKLFKMEIFNRIINASTTGSVRQNLTIDILKSLDIPLPPIEIQKNLLEIYYQKQKEIAYFNSKIKENQLKIEQIIENELCLKFPEIKAKKLGMYFSHFSEVSRWDVWINGKNGRSEKYKNGTLQEVVIGNPMYGANVKSQDKKTGIRYIRITDINEDGTLNDNIVSAEKVERKYLLKENDFLIARSGNTVGKTFLYKNKIGKAIFAGYLVKYILNTKKIIPEYLLYFTKSRLYKNWITSNQRISGQPNINGQEYLSSPIVIPPIEIQSTIVDRILKINNEIVRLKSNIEKNINTSINEIENRLFKS
- a CDS encoding N-6 DNA methylase; the protein is MKLELKIENKKIFSPLKDKWLVLTPEEKVRQEYICRLVNHYGYSLDQMQQEVTVAEGNKRGTGRASADIVIWKNKDEVEKKAPSIVVECKADNIDIVEGDYFQGSHYARYVKAPFFVTTNLKHTKVFKVNLEGYPKDLEDEILDIPTSEDLQSDKKVKNLLTQTKAFTRDEFSNLLLRCHNIIRNNDKLSPEAAFDETSKILFMKIRYERNPDEDNIFSLKQFKKQEAHYEKNIRPINVKRNGPKDDIPYMDYWFELTKDEFKDDDLFDPNEKIRIKQASFEAIVKALEIYNLSTTSDDVKGIAFEKFLGKTFRGELGQFFTPRTVVDYMVEVLDPQEGETICDPCCGSGGFLIKAFEYVRSKIENEIKKAKEEIKLKHYTDDYYKASKKEQEKIDQKVNDLFSLLNTELDIRNPESRLRQLSYDCIFGTDANPRMARTAKMNMIMHGDGHGGVHHHDGLLNVNGIFEERFDLILTNPPFGARVEKSLKVTEQDKYTDKIRIEKYKKRYGDRYTRALKQINDNIGKSVLSLFDTGKMSSLTEVLFIERCLDLLKPGGRMGIVLPEGVLNNTKLQKVRDYVEGNAKIVNITSIPQDVFIASGATVKPSLLFFKKFTKEEANEYTTILKTAKKNAENKREKEITVLQDKIKTRGIDKEEKKELKEKLKQVQQQMEDEIKMEVKTKFDYEIPIVEVEKAGISTTGTKIENELEPIAKEFTKYRIEKRLWNDHYTTVQYDEYDGKFQRIVAFGEPEIFYTIYENIEE